In the Planctomycetaceae bacterium genome, TATGATGCTGAATTCCAACCTGCAGTTAAATTCGCTGGATGAACTGTATGCACTGTCGCTGCATGAAGCAGGCCATATTCTGGGACTGGAACACAGTTCCGATCCGGCCTCTCCCATGTTTGATCACGCCGGCACAGTCGTTCTTCAGCCAACCGCGCAGGACATTGCAGTTTTGAAGAGTCTCTATTCGCAGGGAGGCGGAAAACAGCGAACGTCGGAGGACGAGAGTTCATCCGATGACGATTCAGAACGCACACGACGAATCGTGCCAGTGGATTCCACGGGGATGTTTCCGCATTTTGAAGTTACAGGCGTGATCGGCGACGCGGGTCAGATTGACACATTTGTCTTCAGCCCGGGCGCTGTGTCAAGAGAAGACCCACGAATCACAACAATCGTCCTGCAAACAACCTCCACCGATTTCATTCCTGACCTGACGCTGTCAACGGCCAGCGGTCGGAAGGTTGAATCGACAATTGTGGCGAATGGAAACGGGCTGATTATTCTGCAGTCGCGTGAACTTGAAGCTGAGAAAGATTATGTCGTTAAGGTTCGATCCGCTTTCACCGATTCGCGCTTGTCACAGGGACGTTATGAGCTTGCAGTGACGTTTTCCGAATCTGCCCAGGTCATGGACACCCTGGCCAGAGGTACCCTGGATCGTGAAAAGACGCACAGGTCGTTCGAATTCGCTGTCGGCAAGACAGAGCTGTATAATTTTCTGCTCGTTACAAAAGGGAATGACTCAAAGACGAAACCAGTTGACGCTGCAGTCGTACTGTCAGTCGTCGATGAGGAGGGTTGCGTTGTCTTCCGCGCTGTTGCTTTGCCCGGACAATCAGCTTCTAACAACACGGTCATGCTTCGCGAAGGAACGTATCAACTGATGGTCGATGTTGTTGCTGCCTCACGGCGATCGACTCCAGAAGTTGAATTCGCCGTTCGCGGGAGTGTACTTTCGACGGATGCCGGGCCGTTGCCGAGAAATCCTGTCGGCAATCCTTTGAACACTTCCCTTGTCACGCTGCCCTATACGCCGGAGGTCCTGACAACGACAGTCTCAACAACTGTGAAGAATCCAGTTGTGACGACCCCTTCAACAAAGCCTAAGCGGCCGCCCCTTCTGTATGTCCCGGTTACGTGGCAGCAGCTTTTGCTTGACTATCCATCACTTGGTGGTCGTGGATTTCGCTAATTGAGCATTCAGTAACAATGTTCTTCTGCGGACCATGCCGGACAAGTGGCCAGCTGCTGCTGTGTGTGTGTGGCAGACGATCATGCGACGCTGGAATCTCCTGGTTCGCGTAACCTTGAAGCACTCAGGAGATTCGCAAAGCGGCATACAATTCAGGCGATCGCCAATCGTCTGTTTCGGAGCATTCAGACTGTCGAGCTTTTTTGTTCGCGGCACATGATAGTGTTATTTCTGGGGAAACGCGCGAAGTTGTCGCCGTTTCCTCTGGAGCAGTGCGCCCGGGGAGCAGCGATGGCTGCAGTCTGAATAGAGGCAGCCGCATGTGTGTCGCATGCTGACGAAGAATTGTGCAACTATTCTTTCGCAAAACTCCATTGTTCTTGTTCTGTGCTTCGTTCCATTCCGAACCACGAAGAAGCCACGCTGGATGGCGAAACATCAGCCGGACGATGCTGCAATTATTTATGGCCATCATCTGGAATGCGGAGTTTTTTCAGAAAGCTTTGGCGGAGTTTCGATGTGGAAGTCACTTAATCCGTTAGCCGAAGCTGCATTGCTGCCCGCCGATATTTGTTTGACGAAAACGGCCCGTCTGTCAGACACAGATCATCTGCCGGGATTTCCCGGACACTCTGAAATTCGCCACGCAAATACTCCCCGACATTCAAGTGATACCAGATCACTTGTGCTGGAGACGTTCGGCGAGACGGAAGTCCGTGCTGCGATCTGATCATTAAACCCCAGGGCAATTCAGGCAATTTGTCTGTTGGTAATTCGTTGTCGTCACGCTGCAGCGATCCCACTCGTAAGGAAATTCATCATGGTTTCATTTCTCCGCCAACTTCGCCGCGTTGCCAGACTCTCCAGAGCTCGCCGGCGTCCCCGAAGGCAGTGTTCACAAGAAAATCAAATGGGATGTGAGTCGCTTGAAACTCGAGCCCTGTTGTCGGCAATCACCGGAACAATCTACGAAGATGTCGATTCCAGTGGTACCAAAACTGGTCCGGACAACACTCTGGGCGGCTGGCAGGTTTATGTGGATCTGGATAACAGCGGAACGCTCAATAGCCGAGCTGATGGAACACCTGAGCCATCTGTATTCGCAAATTCAGGCGGCGACTACACCATCAATATGAATGGTTTTCCGACCGGTACTTACCGCGTCGCTGAGATTGTTCAGCCTGGATGGAGCCCAACGGCGGCAACCTCCCGTGATGTCGCATTTACGAGTAGCCAGGATTCCAACAAGGTCGACTTCTTCAATTTTGCTGGCGGCGACATCGTCGGTACGGTCTGGAACGACCTTAACGCTGACGGCATAAGAGCTGTTGATCCGATCACTGGAGAATTCACCGATCCGGGGCTGGAGGGATGGACGGTGTTCATCGACATGAAGCCCGCTGGTGGTGGCGGCTTGAATGGCATTCCTGATCCAGGTGAACCGACCACAACGACTGACGCATCTGGTCAGTATCATTTTTCGAACCTGCCCGCCGGTGACTATGAAGTGACTGAAGTTCAGCCCGCAGGCTGGGATGTTCCCTCAGGGAGATGGGACACAAAGCAGACAGTTGCTGTCAATGCCTTGACCACTGCGACGCAGGACTACGCGAATTTTTCGTTGATCAATGGCTCGATCAGCGGTTCCGTCTGGAATGACCTCAACATTGACGGTGTGCGGGAAACAGATCCCATCACCGGAGATTTTACGGAGCCGGGTCTGGCCGACTGGACGATCTTTCTGGACACCAACAATAACGGTGTCTTAGATCCGACAGAAACGTCTACGGTCACTGATACAGATGGAAACTATTCATTCATCAGTCTGGCTGCCGGTGATTACGAAGTGACCGAAGTCATACCGGCGGGCTGGGATGTTTCGCCGACTTATGACAGTCGCCAAACGGTCGCTGTGCGCGGCGGACGGAATTCAACGGCGAACGATTTCGCGAACTTCACTGTCGAAAATGGTTCTATTCGTGGTACTGTCTGGAACGATCTGTTTCGAGATGGTATTCGCAACAGCGATATCTCCGGAGCCTTCACGGATCCGGGCCTGGCAGGCTGGACCGTTTATCTGGATATGAATCGCAATGGAGCCTTTGACAGTACAGAGCCCACTGCGATAACCGATGTTGATGGCCACTATCTGTTTCCAGGCTTGCAGGTTGGTGAATACGAAGTTATCGAAATTGTTCCAACAGGCTGGGAAACCGCTCCGACGTTCGGCGACAATTACTCCGTGCGAGTTTACTCGGGTGCAGAGTCTGTCGCCCACGACTTTGCAAACTTCAATCTGTCAACGCTGATTCCGGGCACAGTCAGCGGTACGGTCTGGAATGACGTTAACGCAAACGGCATCATCGACAGCACTCCATCGGCCGAACCTGGACTTGGCGGACGCATCGTGTTTGCGGATCTGAATTCCAACGGGATTCCTGACGCTTCAGAACCTCAAACCACCACAAACCCTGATGGAACATACACGATTTCAGGCGTGGCGCCGGGAACGGTGAATATCGTGGATGTCCTTCCGGCCGGATGGAGAGCAACATCGCCGGTCACGAGCGTTCGTTCGCTGGTTCTGAAGAACGGCGAGAACAAGACCGGGATCAATTACGGAACTGCGGAGCTGAAGAATTCTACCATCAGCGGAGCAGTCTTTGCTGACACAAACAAGAACGGTATTCGCGACGCGGGCGAACACGGACTGGCCGGCATCACTGTTTATCTTGACATGAACAACAGCGGGACGCTGGACGCTGGCGATCTTCAGACGACAACTTCGGCCGATCTCTACTACACGCCATCCATTAACGAAGCTGGCAGCTACAGTTTTGACCATCTGGCTTCCGGCACCTACTCTATCCGTCAGATTATTCCAGTGGAACTCAGCGCCACACCAACAACGCAGTTTGAACATTCGGTCACAATGGTTGCTTCCGAAAATCACTCGGGAGTTGATTTTGCCGACGTCTTTCGGCTGAACGAAATCCATGGTGTAAAATTCGAGGATGCCAACGGTAACCACGTGCGTGATGCGGACGAGGTAACCGTCGCGGGCACCACGATCTTCATTGATTCCAATCGAAACAATGTGCTTGACGCCGACGAAATGAGCACCATTACAGGCAGCGATGGTTCGTATTCGTTCACAGGTCTGACGCCGGGGGCCTACGTTGTTCGAGAAGTCGTCGAATCAGGATTTGGGATAACATTCCCTACAACCTCCGGAGGGACTTTGTGGCCAGCCGGAGTCAGTAATCCTGCTGTCGGCAATGTCTCACCGACAAGCATTACAACGTCGCTCATTGTTGGACAATCCTATAATCAGACCGTGAGTTTGACCCTGCCTGATACTGGTGCGCTGACGAACGCTGTTGACGTCTTTCTGCTGTTTGACGATACCGGTAGCTTTACGAACAATAGCCCGATCGTACGAGCCGCGTTTCCAGACATCATTACTCAGTTGCAGACATCACTTTCAGGAACGGACCTCGCATTCGGTGTTGGGCGATTCGAGGAATACGGCAACTTCGCGTCTGAATACGGTACTGGCCGACCATTCGTATTGAATCAGCCGATCGTTGCGGCCAGCACACCCGGCTATCTGACCGCAATTCAAGCGGCATTAAATCGAACAACACCGGGATACGGCGGCGACGGTCCGGAGACCGATATTGAAGCGTTGTACCAATTGGTAACGGGCATCGGATTTGACGGAAACAACAACGGGTCCGTGATGGACAGCGGTGCCGCGGGGCTTGGGGCAACTCAATTGCTTCCTGGTAACAGCGGCGACGTGCCTTCCTTCGTTTCTTTCACGGCGGATGCATCGTCCAACGTCCTGCCAGCAGCTGGTACCGTCGGAGGCGGTGGTTTCCGAGCCGGCGCTTTGCCCGTGATTCTGCTGGCGACCGACACAGGTTTTGCCTATCAGCCGAAGGGCGAAACGACGATCACAGGGGCAAACGGTTTGACTCTTCCCGTGAGTGATCTCACCGAAACATCACGTGGGACCACCCCGTTCAGTTCCGGCGCAGGACTCCAGGAGACAATTACCGGGTTGAATGCGCTCGGTGCCCTGGTGATTGGGCTTGGCACCAACACGCAGAGCAACGTTGATCCGCGACAGGGACTGGAAGCGATTTCAAAGCTGACCGGCGCGATCAATCGTTCGACGACACCCATTGATAATGGCACTGGAACTCCAATTGCTCCCGGCGATCCGTTGTACTTCCAGATCTCAACCGGCTTTGCGGGCAGTGTTGCTGCGGGCGTACAAAACGCCATACAAAATGCGGTGACAAATGTGGCGATGGACATCACAGTTCAGGCGTCGGATCCTCGCGTTCATATTATCAACCACACAGGAACCCGCACGAGTGTTGGTTCCGGACAGACCGCATCGTTTGATATCGAATTCGTTGG is a window encoding:
- a CDS encoding matrixin family metalloprotease — its product is MALFQILNLLNVTRKSPNARRRFRSQKEAEILEVRSLLTTFAWSNATSLTISFAPDGTDIAGTPSGLNSQLDQLGTPAEWQGTIVHGFQTWLNELGFDLSVVSDTGADFGINGATRGDARFGDVRVGAVPLSPETLATAIPQNAFISGTWAGDMMLNSNLQLNSLDELYALSLHEAGHILGLEHSSDPASPMFDHAGTVVLQPTAQDIAVLKSLYSQGGGKQRTSEDESSSDDDSERTRRIVPVDSTGMFPHFEVTGVIGDAGQIDTFVFSPGAVSREDPRITTIVLQTTSTDFIPDLTLSTASGRKVESTIVANGNGLIILQSRELEAEKDYVVKVRSAFTDSRLSQGRYELAVTFSESAQVMDTLARGTLDREKTHRSFEFAVGKTELYNFLLVTKGNDSKTKPVDAAVVLSVVDEEGCVVFRAVALPGQSASNNTVMLREGTYQLMVDVVAASRRSTPEVEFAVRGSVLSTDAGPLPRNPVGNPLNTSLVTLPYTPEVLTTTVSTTVKNPVVTTPSTKPKRPPLLYVPVTWQQLLLDYPSLGGRGFR
- a CDS encoding Ig-like domain-containing protein; protein product: MGCESLETRALLSAITGTIYEDVDSSGTKTGPDNTLGGWQVYVDLDNSGTLNSRADGTPEPSVFANSGGDYTINMNGFPTGTYRVAEIVQPGWSPTAATSRDVAFTSSQDSNKVDFFNFAGGDIVGTVWNDLNADGIRAVDPITGEFTDPGLEGWTVFIDMKPAGGGGLNGIPDPGEPTTTTDASGQYHFSNLPAGDYEVTEVQPAGWDVPSGRWDTKQTVAVNALTTATQDYANFSLINGSISGSVWNDLNIDGVRETDPITGDFTEPGLADWTIFLDTNNNGVLDPTETSTVTDTDGNYSFISLAAGDYEVTEVIPAGWDVSPTYDSRQTVAVRGGRNSTANDFANFTVENGSIRGTVWNDLFRDGIRNSDISGAFTDPGLAGWTVYLDMNRNGAFDSTEPTAITDVDGHYLFPGLQVGEYEVIEIVPTGWETAPTFGDNYSVRVYSGAESVAHDFANFNLSTLIPGTVSGTVWNDVNANGIIDSTPSAEPGLGGRIVFADLNSNGIPDASEPQTTTNPDGTYTISGVAPGTVNIVDVLPAGWRATSPVTSVRSLVLKNGENKTGINYGTAELKNSTISGAVFADTNKNGIRDAGEHGLAGITVYLDMNNSGTLDAGDLQTTTSADLYYTPSINEAGSYSFDHLASGTYSIRQIIPVELSATPTTQFEHSVTMVASENHSGVDFADVFRLNEIHGVKFEDANGNHVRDADEVTVAGTTIFIDSNRNNVLDADEMSTITGSDGSYSFTGLTPGAYVVREVVESGFGITFPTTSGGTLWPAGVSNPAVGNVSPTSITTSLIVGQSYNQTVSLTLPDTGALTNAVDVFLLFDDTGSFTNNSPIVRAAFPDIITQLQTSLSGTDLAFGVGRFEEYGNFASEYGTGRPFVLNQPIVAASTPGYLTAIQAALNRTTPGYGGDGPETDIEALYQLVTGIGFDGNNNGSVMDSGAAGLGATQLLPGNSGDVPSFVSFTADASSNVLPAAGTVGGGGFRAGALPVILLATDTGFAYQPKGETTITGANGLTLPVSDLTETSRGTTPFSSGAGLQETITGLNALGALVIGLGTNTQSNVDPRQGLEAISKLTGAINRSTTPIDNGTGTPIAPGDPLYFQISTGFAGSVAAGVQNAIQNAVTNVAMDITVQASDPRVHIINHTGTRTSVGSGQTASFDIEFVGDGIPHRFDLQFVREGTNVVLGSIPVVLGTPIPGDGYHFDDLGEGEIELEDHFGDHASGASTANVAPSFVAGSNQVAPEDAGIQTVMPWATGISPGPASEASQTVNFVVVSNDNTGLFSVQPAISADGVLTFTSAPDAFGTATLSVVLHDNGGTANGGTDTSAPQQFTIHITAVNDTPAVVDDFYSSPSGDIVIVAAPGVLANDSDVDGDLLSVTPVTSPVHGSLTLSTSGSFSYIPDAGFSGTDSFTYVANDGTVDSALATVAIAVTAANSAPTAAGDHYATNEDVVLIIDLPGVLGNDTDIDGDPLTARVVTDPSHGSLTLNPDGSFIYTSVPNFNGIDSFTYTANDGTVDSAAATVTITVAPVNDLPVAIPDDYNTSEDVPLDITLPGILSNDLDADGDPLTARLISVPAHGTLTVNPDGSFNYVPDLNFNGSDSFTYVANDGVVDSEAAKVTIRVAAVNDAPVATPDRYSISEDNTLTVVIPGVLNNDTDIDGDALTGRLVAGPTHGTLLLDSNGHFTYTPALNYNGTDTFTYVANDGSLDSAPTTVTITVTAVNDAPLAIGEDFAVDAGTVLNITLPGILANDSDVDGDGLTAVLVAGPSNGSLILNADGSLSYTPATGFSGTDSFTYVANDGSLNSETATVTLTVNPILPPPTGDMHFLVVDTSSRRTFEYDEAGGVLNHSRLNTEDQKPRGIATNSNGTLRWVIDEKGEVFVYNDSNVLLGSWEFEGVDKAQGIAINGNDLWVVDSSNDRAYLFSGAASRRSGSASPDFSFALSNSNRNAKDLVTDGEHIWIVNDTASVDRVFRYSMAGTPDGSWVIDSANTQPTGIALSPDGTGTLWIVDSLSDRVYGYDVGTTRFSGNLSATHQFALNSLDRNAQGIATVVPPVSTGLASPASVLTPIAKATASSLFDDPAEMSMTIATSDSPSTRTTTARIATVRIEVQSHDDDTFVKSEREVSGERPDLEDSLLDEAFGTDDLFLLLGS